ATATCGCGAACTTGTCTCGTTTGAATAAGTCCCCTTCCATCTCCCTCCAATTCCTCCGCTCATTCCACTATCTTCACTTTAGCCTTCTTATAAATATAACATCTTTTTTTCTCTATCTCTTTCATATAGGAGTATTATTTCTTtcctctctctctttttctctaagcaagaaaaataaaaataaaaattagctaGCATAATGGCTTCTGCTGCTTTGAAAGATGAATTAGATATTGTCATACCAACAATTagaaatttggattttttggaAATGTGGAGACCTTTTTTTGAACAATACCATCTCATCATTGTTCAAGATGGTGATCCTTCAAAGACCATTAAGGTCCCTGATGGTTTTGATTATGAACTTTACAATCGCAATGATATTAACAAGATCTTGGGTCCTAGATCCTCTTGTATTTCCTTTAAGGACTCGGCTTGTCGTTGCTTTGGTTACATGGTTTCCAAGAAGAAGTATATTTACACCATTGATGATGATTGCTTTGTAAGTAATTATCCACCTCTTTGAAGTAAATCTTTTGTgagtttaatttatatttacacTATCAGATCACCTAAAAGATAATTATAGATAACTGTTGAGGAAATTTGAGATTATTAGTTATAACCTAGAGAAAAGATTATGATACTATATGAGTGTGTATTTATAAATTAGATCAAAGTTCCATTTGTTTGAGAATGTATATAAGATTTTGTGCATATTGTGTCGACCTGTATATCGTAACTCGAGTtgtgtaaagatatgacacttgggcctaactcaatcccaaaagttagctcatgaggggaagggttgcccaagtccatataaggagaccaccaGTCCATTACCCAACAAATGTGGAACttttacccactctaacacctcCTTCACGCCCAGACCCGACTGGAGCGTGAACCGAGAGCTCAAACGAGGATGaacttggctctgataccatgtaaagatatgacacctaGGCTTAACTCAACCAtgaaagctagctcatgagtgAAGGATTGCCAatagtccatataaggagaccaccaATCCATTCCCCAACCAATGTGAAACTTTTACCCACTCTAACAAGTTGTCTATTaagttttattaggaaaaaaattgaagatgttACTAAGTCTTTACTTCATGGCTCAAATTGATGAttaatttacattattttaaagtaatacatgtcaattatataaatatataagtttcatttatatgatatatactTTAATTTGAGCGAAGCAGTGTCGGATTACACCATTTGGAGAAGGATGTCTCCATCACTTATAAAAGGCATTATGTAATTAAACTTATTACTTTTCCTTTGTCTCCACATCACTTACCGCGCGAGTTATGTGAAAGTTCAATTAAACTTATtacttttagctcaaaatattctaacaaatgaaaaagaaagattgtATACATACACTTATTTTGAATCAACACTAATACTACTATTCATATGATGATTAGATAGATATATTAATCCAACTTGCTTGTGTTTTGGAAAATTGGAAATAATTTGTTTTAGGTTGCAAAGGACCCAAGTGGGAAAGACATCAATGCATTGGAGCAACACATAAAGAACCTTTTGTGTCCATCTACTCCCAATTTCTTCAACACTCTTTACGATCCCTTTAGGGAAGGTGCTGATTATGTGCGTGGATACCCTTTCAGCCTCCGAGAGGGCATCCCAACCGCGGTCTCCCATGGTCTCTGGCTCAACATCCCTGATTATGATGCACCTACACAACTCGTCAAGCCACTCGAGAGGAATACCAGGTCCTTTTCTTTTACACTATTAGTGCAATATAATATCGACTTCATTGACGCCAAAATATAGAGAGGTTTGACTGTACTACTATTTTTCTTAGATTATCGATTaatgtttattatataaatttattagtaattattttataagtaaTCTAATTGTCTAAAATTGTAATAGGTACGTTGATATGGTGTTGACAATCCCAAAGGGTACCCTATTCCCAATGTGTGGTATGAATCTGGCATTTGACCGTGAGCTTATAGGCCCAGCAATGTACTTTGGACTCATGGGAGATGGACAGCCCATTGGACGTTACGATGATATGTGGGCTGGTTGGTGCTGCAAGGTTCGTTATTTacttttgtgatcttaaatatatttagtCCGACGGTTAAATCACTCGCCTAGTCATAACAGTATGTAGCCAGTGGCGTAGCTATATGATTGTCAGGGTGTTCAATTGAACATTCTTCGTCGGAAAAACAATATTGTATATCCAAGTAAGATGATACAcgaaatgattaaataacatattttagaCACCCTTAACACAACAAGTCGTTATAGCCTAGTGGTTTCAGACCCTTGGAATGAGGTAGTGCTCGCGTGTGCATAAAAAGTTTCCACTTTTCTGGACACCCTTTGTGAAATTCCTGGCTCCACCACTGTAAATGTAGTTATCATTGGTatatatattgagggtataatcatgtataatatatacatattgatTGTACACATATTACACTGgttaaaatttgtaaaatgtAAAGATCCAAGATTATTTTCCATTGTGGGCTTTGTTGGGGTGCTATGTTGTGGTGAAAATGTATTTTagtttttcaattcttttatttAGAAGGTACAGTAATTTAAGTTTCATTTATATACATTACTAGTATATACAAATTtacataataatatattttgatatgCTGTAAGGCCTAAGGAGGTAACCTAGATTGTTTTCTAGGTTActaatttcacttttttatgAAGCGTTTTATATAATTGTTATTTAACTAGGTGACATGATAACGCGAAAGCtaaattcttagtgattttaTTAAACAACTTTTAGGTAATTTGTGATCACTTGGGATTGGGAATCAAGACTGGATTACCCTACATATATCACAGCAAGGCTAGCAATCCATTTGTGAATTTGAAGAAAGAGTACCTTGGCATTTTCTGGCAAGAAGAAATTATTCCTTTCTTCCAATCACATAATTTCTCCAAAGACTGTACAACTGTGCAAAAATGCTACGTGGAACTGTCGAAGCAGGTCAAAGAAAAACTCGGAAAAGTTGACCCTTATTTTCTGAAGCTTGCAGATGCGATGGTTACATGGATTGAAGCTTGGGATATGCTCAACCCCCCAAATAAAGATTCTGCTAATGCCTCTTCAAAATGAAATTATCAATTTTATGATTAAAAGCAACTAGTAACTAGATCACGtgttataattaaataatagacATCAACTACAGTTTGAATTGTCTTCTCGTGAGCATAATGGTATAAGCCTTTCTGGCCATGTACTTTGTAGTATTTAAGAGATTTCTTTTGAGTTTAATACTTATTTGATTTGTCATGTTTTATAATTGTTGTGGTCTAGGTTTAGAGATATTTCGACTTGATATGTTGATAATATCAGTGGATGCAATCCTGTTTTATTATGTTCTTGTAAAATGCAATGAGTCATAATGTAAGTATTCTACTCTTGTTTTGCACTTATATTTGCTAATGGTGCATTTCCCATGTGTCTTTGAGGTCAAGATTATTCTGTTTTATAATATATGGTGATATTATAGTCAAGATCACAAACTTTAGTGATACTTATACAAAGTTGAGAAActctttcattaaaaaaaatactttagtAATTTTTGTAATACTTAATTAAAGTTAAGTGATAGTCGCAACAAAAATAGTTTAATGACTTTAgttgcaacaaaaaaaagaaagaagataaatGACCATTTATGGAATCAACCCCAGTTTTTACCAAACTTAGACCATCTCCGACcctactctattttactctccattctctatatttggagagtaaaatagagaatgccCTCTCCAACCACTCTCTATTTTATCCTCTACTCTTCAATTATAGAGAtttgaatagtagttctccaaatttggagggTTCGAAACCTAAATAAGCCACCAAAAgataaaagtgaccaaaataagccaCCATTTtagtaagtaactaaaataggcttagtggaagaaaaaattccatTTTATGCCATATTCTAAATGTTTTCCATTAGTCTCATAACGTGTATATTTCAATATATAACGGAACTATTTTTTACACCTTGTAAAACGaaactatttcttacactttataaaatggaagaaaatctTACACTTTAAGAAAAGTTACTTTACCTGTACATTGTATATAACGTAAAGTGAGAATTAGAAATGTCGAATCTCAATCTATAAGAGTCCAACATCTTTTACTCCAAGAATCAAAGGATTAATTAGTCAAATATGAAAGATTTATATTTTTCCCTTAGgtaaattaaaactaattataaaataatattctgTCAAACAACATCATTTGGGTTCCACTAGCTCGCGAGCAACAATCTACACCACGCTATTTCATCAGTAAAAATATAGATTTGATGGTGTCTAGCTTGTGTTCGGACATACGATATGAAGTCATGATttataattaatgattgaaTATGCAATTTGGaattatgatttgaaatttaatttcaaattctccaaaaagcATGATCCGGAAATTCAacttttgaaatataaaatttgatgcataaatatatatatatatattaaaaagagaCCCATCATTCTGAATTTTGCGAAAGTAACTTTTCTTGAAATGTAAgattttcttccactttataaagtgtaagaaaaacttacactttacaaagtgtaagaaatagttctgttttacaaagtgtaaaaaatagttccattatatattaaaatatacacgttatGATACTAACGGAAAACGTTTGGAATATTGcataaaacaaatttttttcttccactaagcctattttagttacttactagaataatggcttattttggtcacttttatctttttgtggCTTATTTCCGAActcaaatttggagaactactattcatactctctatttcactttttgaatattatattattatttctattattttgtaattagcATATTATTTGTCATATAAGGTTATTAATTAAATCTCTAGTATTaacaattctttttaaatgtaatataacatttttttaaaatattttattttatatatattactttcatCTCGAattaataatacttttttttaaaattttcgtcACTTGTGATACAATTTgatgttattattaattttcactatgaagaatgcacaacatttaaatgataaaataaaattttaatttaaaaatacataacataataatttaaatacaagataataatacaatacaatacaatacataacataataattttaaaaatcacaacaataatttagtaatcTGATAGGTCGTTTCTAGATTTAACAATATTCGAAAAAGGAATTTGCGTATGATTTAGAGAAGTTGTGGTTGTAATTGCGGTTGTGCTTGTTGATTTcttatttcaattatttgtagttgttctttagaaatttagaatgaaatataatttaatattaaataaaaaaatcaaaaaattaaactttatattacatgaaaattatataggatgattatttggaaaaaaaagaaagaaaagatcgatctatattatgaaataagaaaataaaaatgaaatggaaataataatataatattgaggagagagaagaagattcttttttagagagtaaaatagagaattgagttggagttggttgtctgaaaaaatagagaactatatatttggagagtaaaataaagTGTTAGGGTTGGAGATCCCTTATGTGCTAAATTATTTCATCCAAAATAAAGTGTCATAAGTTGAAAACTAGACTTCTAAGAGTTTCGAGCGCGCTTTAGAACTCCCAATATGCTTAAAATACCAATTGAATAccgtttaaaattttaaattgttgaacaacAATATTTATACCAGCGCATCAACAATTTTAATTTCCCTAAAAAGGTCGTACATTCCTCATAcaatagtgaaatgacccgattatTTTTCCtgaatgtcttaaataatgatacggacttGCTTGAGATGACCTCGTATGAAAGTTTTGATTGTTTCATTGAGTCGATATgagattaaaatattatttaactattgattacatgctaaaattatatatatttaacagACAAGCGTAATTCATCATTTATTGatttatcatataaaattatatatttaaaagacaagcgtgattcattatttattgatttatcataaatatcgagtGTGAGTAAATTTTTGTGATAATCAATTCAATTTGGCATACATTTTAATCACCCAATATGTACAAGAGTTTCATGATTAACCTGGATTAGTCTTCCCTTTTTAATATACTCCATATAATTCTTAAAGTTGCTCATAATATGGATAGGTGTATATATAGATGTTGTTCTTTTCTTAAGAATATAAGCTAGAGCTACCATAATAAATGTGACAAATAGTTGAGAGAATCTAAAGAAGTTTCCATATATATATCGTCTATTTCATCCCTTTACCAAACAAtgctttaaaattaattaaaaaaaacatatttagaaaataattgatAGCTATGTTTCTCTCTCTTACTAACAGGGTGATGCCACTAGCCAGAGGCCAGAAGGAAACATAATTTGGTTACTAAAATTAGAATAGTCATAAAAACATATGtcaattgaatttttaaaaagaaaatatccaTTTTATCTTTAAATCATTAACctttattcttttttacttCTTTAAGATTatgatactttttttaaaagtatctATATAACAAGTTTACCTATAAAAactaaacattatttttaagatgaaaaaggTGAGAAATACTAATTGAGTTTACAAGTTAATACTTCATCAAttacatattaattaaatttgtggCAATGCACACTTAATAAGGAAAGTATTAAAgacataatttaaatcatatttttcattattgtcCTTTgcgaaatcataaatataactttgcaaagagttcaATTTATTTCCTAGAAAATATCACACTTCATTAAAGGAaagaataaataagaaaaaacttTCAAACATCCATCTTAAACTTTgaacataataataattttgaaaaatgaaaaaaccccaaaaattcagttaatataaaatagagggagtaataatttctttttaaaatgacttaGTAGAAtaagataatttaattttattaataataatcaaatcTCTAATATCTtcttaaaaacatatatattcaaaaatgcTATGATCTCCCTACAAACAACTCTTATTTGACACTCCCAATATTTGGTTACCCccatttgaaaaattaattatcaagttttaaatttgaaaacatagatttttgattaatgattctttaattattttctatttataatCTCATGTCATtgagaaacaaaattaattttttttaccattttcataagatatccaaaaaaattaaaatttattaattttctatatattacactaatctgatttggaaatTCATTTTGGTAAGGTCATTATGAAATCAAACTATTTAAAGGGGTTCTCTCCTCTTGTGATAATTGAGTCATATAgctaaacataaaaataaaaacttctttattcttaattttctctCTAGTTTCAAATGGCTTCTCCAAGCAAGGGTTCTAGTTCAAAACAAGACTCTGACGAGtgagtgattttttattttattttattttatttttgtcttattttcaagaatataaattgcatcttttttcattatattgttagggtatataaattaaaatctcatttattttatgttcttcatgaattttttttatgtactaGCAAGTCAATTTACATGCACATcgtaatatataatttatcttatATTCATGATTATAAATCAAACTTTTATGAATGGTTAATTAAACTCTTTCTAGATGTATCAAACATTTtcttcatgattttttttatgttgctTGCCCTATTTAGAGAATTCAAGGAAGAAAACGACGCACTGATCAAGTGAGTTTCTTTTAATTTCTCCAATTGAttgaatacatatatttttcacTAGCTAGCAAGTCAATTTATGTGCATGTTGTAGtataatttatcttatttttacgATTATAAATCACACTttttataaattgttaattaaacTCTTTCTAGATGTATCaaacattttatttatgtaacATTCTTCATAAATTTTTCTTATGTTTCTAATAATTTTTAGAAGAATCaagaaactagaaatcatgGCACTTATGGATCAATACACATTGCTTTGCTTTCAACACATGAAGTTGATTGCAAGGACAAGTTACCCAACTTGCTTAACTTTTGCTGAAGACCAAACAACTAAGCAAATTGAGCAGCTAAAAATAGAGGTTagtttttatttcattatacatattaaagtttaattaattctatACTTTGATAGgtataataaatttattcataaaCATTAATAGATAATTTGATATAAAGGGTAAGCAACATCGTATCGCATGCATGCTAAAATTTGTTGATAATGTAGAAAGATATTATTTACAGTGTCAGTGTATATAATGTAAATTCTATAGATATTATTTACGTGCtttattcatttcttttcttttttcagagCGAGAAGCTTCTAAGTTCCATCAACTATGCGAAACAAATGCTTGAGGAAGAGTAGATATACTTTATAAACTTCCAATGAGAATGTTTATCAACTTTgttaaagtcaaaataaaattgttataaCTCTCCgtcatttatttttacttgtcatatttcGTTTTTGATGAGTCAATATAATTTGACGCTCGAAAACAATTgtgacaaataaaagaaatgggAGAGTAATTATGTTGAAATTCTAGTGATATGTCAAtgtttgttttcatatttaattgcTATTACGTTTCTCATACTAGGCATTTGTTGAAATTTATGATGATCTTTTCATGAGAAATTAAATTAACTAAGatagattaaaatatacttACTAATTACTATTAAACCAAATCAATTAATTACAAGTTAAATATTGATCATCAATCATCCTATGTACAAACTATTTTTCATTCTTAGAGTTCTACCCACCTTGAAAAATTcgataatatttatgtatttacaCAAAACAACGAACTCAATGTTAAAATTGGcaaaaaagattcaattttcatatttaCGGAATAATGTCTCTTCTTATTAAGTACTAGTCACAAGAGCCCCTGCCAGCATAGGGCCaacatatgttatttttttgtttcaacttATGTGGCGTAAATAATTTTTGGAGaattaactaatttttaatatattttttagctatttaaaattgttaattaatgtaatttaatgtttttatgtaatatccaataatatatgttactttccCAATTTATTTGGCACTCTAGGTTTTTCTctgtcttttaattttttttaattattaattactgtgatttatcatatttttacgTCATTTTTATAGAATATATGTTACTTCATTTGTTCCAATCTATGTGACACATATAAAAATTTGagagtcaatcaaattttttatatgtctgttaatattttttgagagtcaatcaagtaattattaattattgtgatttatagtacctTTTacgtaaattttaaataatatgcgTTACTTTCTTTgccccaatttatatgacattgatagaattttgagaaccatctaaaaaatttatatgtttttaaaaaatttaagttattaattattatgacttgTAGTACATTTTATAACAGATttcaaaaaatacatattttaagtTACGTaatatattcttttaaaaaaattcaaaactacCTTCGAATAAAAATAGACATATCAACAAAGAGTTGTCTATTTTCAGCAGTTGAAGCAGGCATGTTAACCCTAGGTCAATATAGCCGCTTATTcataagagaaaaaagaaaagaaatgtgagcattaataaaacaaaatgaacaTATTAAAATAGTTAGTAGTGTGttgttctttttcttataaCTCAGATTATTATTTTACCATCACTTTAACTTACTTTAAATTGTGTGAGTTACATGGTCCCCAATTATTTATAGCCTGGTAGGTGGAATATTTTAAGGAATTTGAAACCATATATTAATGTACTATTTGTGTATTTTAGTATAACGTGCCTCTTGCATGTCATGGTCCCAGCCTACATATATGAtgctaaatatattttgtttttatagtATAAAGATGGGGAGACAACTTGTTTCTTGTACTCAACATGGACCACTTTTATGAGATTATTACTTTTATGggattattattacttttagcTCCTAGCTAGAATCTTTTTAAGTTTTTGAAATATGATTTACGTATTTGGAAACTAGTAAATTAGtagtaataattaataatttaaaaggaaTGGAAAAATATCtcgattaaataaaaaattatttgactcttaaaatttaaaaagtacaaCATTAATTGAGACcgatgaaatatatttattagggTTTGTGTTTTTAAATTACCCTCATTAATTATACTTTTAGAAATCTAAATTTGAATATTATTACTCGCTCCATTGTTAGTGGTCTAATTTAGCATATCAAGattgttattattttcataatttaccTCTTACATTTTGAAGAATTCTTGAAATGCGAATAATTATAGATATTTTCAATTATGGTAAAATATGTGCTACATTTATCAGTATTTGATAAGCTTGAGTGCAAAGTCCATCACAAAAGTAAAAGTGAATAGAAggagtattttattaatttatttaatgatATGGTAATATTAGAAGAATATAATAACTTTctcttaatttgttaaaatagataatttaaaatgaaaactattttttgtataagaaattataagtaaaaaaaaatatagagtagTACATTTTAGATTATGTTATTATGAGTGGTTGAAAATCCTCCATTCTTAGTTAACGAATTTGAGTTCGAACTCAAATTCTTAAAcatagaaaaaattatgttagaaaatttaatatcgggtgaaaaatgaaaaaaataaattaaattgggACAACCATAATTAAACGTTGTTATAGCTAGAATATTTATGCACAGCTTATGGCAGCTGCAGGTTGTTCACAATATTTAATTTGTCCCTCGGATTAATAAATAGGTAatacaaacttaaattttacaTGAATGTTCGATTGTAGTATGTTATTGATGAGAGATTAATTATGGTGGGTTGTTTGGTTAATGAAATAATGTGACATATCTCaagattaaatttatatttattttaatttaatttatatgatactttCGTGAGGTTTCACTTATGTAGCAAAAAATTTACAGACTGCTCTTTTTAAGAATAGTTTTGGATATgtctttctatatttttaaatttttgtatcAGATCAAACTAATTACATctcataaattgagatagaagGAGAATTTTGTTTAGTTGAAGGTTTAACTACTctcattaattaaaaattataatttcaagaTAACTTTGTCAGTAAATCGAATGACCAATCCAGTGCTTGCCCATCAATTTTGgattaaattttgataattaatcTTGAATTATCAATTTAGTTATATTGATcaaattgtaaatttttttttgtctttaaatattttcaagttctcaAAAATTGACTCAAAATAGTTTTTAGGACTTCCACTTACGAATCTCCAAATTCACAAATAAGCTATGTCTTccgatataattttaaaatttaaaattttcaaaatctatgaTCAAATGATAATCAAATATTTTGTCCCTGAGATTC
The Solanum stenotomum isolate F172 chromosome 12, ASM1918654v1, whole genome shotgun sequence DNA segment above includes these coding regions:
- the LOC125848352 gene encoding probable UDP-arabinopyranose mutase 1 encodes the protein MASAALKDELDIVIPTIRNLDFLEMWRPFFEQYHLIIVQDGDPSKTIKVPDGFDYELYNRNDINKILGPRSSCISFKDSACRCFGYMVSKKKYIYTIDDDCFVAKDPSGKDINALEQHIKNLLCPSTPNFFNTLYDPFREGADYVRGYPFSLREGIPTAVSHGLWLNIPDYDAPTQLVKPLERNTRYVDMVLTIPKGTLFPMCGMNLAFDRELIGPAMYFGLMGDGQPIGRYDDMWAGWCCKVICDHLGLGIKTGLPYIYHSKASNPFVNLKKEYLGIFWQEEIIPFFQSHNFSKDCTTVQKCYVELSKQVKEKLGKVDPYFLKLADAMVTWIEAWDMLNPPNKDSANASSK